CCCCTCCAGCCCACAGGCCGTTCGCGAGCTGCTGGCCCAGCAGGCTGCCCACGTCCTCGGTGGCCCCCGGGGCATCCGCCAGGGCGGGCAGTGGCGCGGCTTCCTCCTGCTCGTAGAGCGTCTCGGCCTTGTCCTTCTGGGCGTGCATCTCCTGCGCTGGCGCGGGCGGCGCCATCGATGCCTTCCGCGGCTTCGCGGCGGACATCAGCCGGTCCATGAACCCGCCCTTCTTCTTCGCGGACTCCTGCTCCTTCGGGGCGGTCCAGGGGCCGGCGGCCACGACGGCGTCCGCCTCATCCGCATGGAAGGACGACCCGGTGGTGGGCTCCGGTCCCAGCTCGGGCGCGGGGGCGGATATTCTCGCAGGGGGGGGCGGCGCTGCGGCGCCCCTCGAGCGGCTGACCGACATGGGGGCCACGGCGCTGGGGCTGGGCGCCGCAGCCGCGGGGGGCAGACCGCCGGGGGCGGGCATCCGATTCCTTCCGTAGCCTCCGGCATCCCTCTTCTCGAACCCGCCTGGCGCGAACTCATCGTCGTCCGTCGCGGGCACACCCTGGCCAGACAGACTCCAGCCCGCGGGCGCGCTCACCGGCACCACGCGCGTCTCCGGCGTGCCCGACGCGCGGCGCTCACCCTGGCGCTCCTCCACCACCACGAAGGACGTGTACTTCGTCGCCAGCTGGTGCTCGATGGCGAGCCGCACGATGCGCTCCTTCATCGCCTCCGCGCGCCGGCCCACGAGGCCCGCGTCCATCCAGCCCCGGATGCGCTCGGCGGCCCACAACTTCTCCACCACCGGCCGGTCCGACAGCGCGGGCAGCTCCAGCCGCACCGTGAGGGAGAAGGGCTCGCGGCCCGATTTTCCCTTCAGCGTCATGCTGCCCGTGCCCCCTTGCGCATAGCGCCCGAAGAGCGTCCAGGGCGTGCCATCCACCAGGGGCGGCAGCGTGGCGGGAGCCAGCTCACTGGCCTCCACGCCGTCGAAGCGCACCTCCAGGTCGGTGACGCGCGGCGCGAGCGCCCGGGAGAACTGCGCCACCACCTTCTCGTCGATGCGCTCTCCCGGATGGATGAACTCCACCGCTCCGTCCGTGCGCCGCGCCAGGTCGCGCAGCAGCGCGTCGCTCACGTTGGTGCCGATGCCGAAGGAGAACACCCGCCCCGCCCCGCGCGCGGCGAGCACCGCCTCGAGGATCTCCGACTCGTTGCCCACCTGTCCGTCCGTCAGCAGCACCACCACGCCGTCCGGCGCGGCCCGCATCGCGGTGACGAGCGGCTCCAGCAGCTCCGTGCCGCCGTAGGCGCGCAGCCTCGCGACCCACGCATCCGCCTGCTCCAGCGTGCGCTGGGTGAAGGGCACCGGCGCCGGAGAGAAGCTCTGGAAGGAGTCCGAGAAGGCGATGACGTTGAAGCGGTCGCCTTCGCGCAGGTGGCGCAGGCACAGCCGGAGCGCGGCCTGGGCCTGGGGCAGGCTCTCCCCGGCCATGGAGCCGGAGGTGTCCACGACGAACACCACCTCCTGCCGGG
This Corallococcus silvisoli DNA region includes the following protein-coding sequences:
- a CDS encoding VIT domain-containing protein, encoding MNEQAKCGLFTRDGAQVPLQGVEVSGELLGGHARVRVTQRYRNDEKKPVEAVYIFPLPSDATLSAFSMTCAGRRVAGVVKEREEAFRAYDDAITQGHGAALLDQERANVFTAQVGNLLPGEETLVEVEFLQTLTAEEGSVRWMLPTLVAPRYIPGTARGDRTSHGFATPTTRVPDADRISPPEAPHVDYGLRMNLLIDVGREVVVESPSHRLTVARDGTRTRVSLQRDSSHGKLGSDEVALDRDVVLTLRNANPDVMLTPVVTHRNGDGPGTFALTVVPDLLNLAAAPPRQEVVFVVDTSGSMAGESLPQAQAALRLCLRHLREGDRFNVIAFSDSFQSFSPAPVPFTQRTLEQADAWVARLRAYGGTELLEPLVTAMRAAPDGVVVLLTDGQVGNESEILEAVLAARGAGRVFSFGIGTNVSDALLRDLARRTDGAVEFIHPGERIDEKVVAQFSRALAPRVTDLEVRFDGVEASELAPATLPPLVDGTPWTLFGRYAQGGTGSMTLKGKSGREPFSLTVRLELPALSDRPVVEKLWAAERIRGWMDAGLVGRRAEAMKERIVRLAIEHQLATKYTSFVVVEERQGERRASGTPETRVVPVSAPAGWSLSGQGVPATDDDEFAPGGFEKRDAGGYGRNRMPAPGGLPPAAAAPSPSAVAPMSVSRSRGAAAPPPPARISAPAPELGPEPTTGSSFHADEADAVVAAGPWTAPKEQESAKKKGGFMDRLMSAAKPRKASMAPPAPAQEMHAQKDKAETLYEQEEAAPLPALADAPGATEDVGSLLGQQLANGLWAGGGTDPEPVRQARATARALLALLREGITSNHPLHGAQVKKAVDALLALAAQLSHAPDVAELALGVAWLVAGPRTRGRIEQAAKPLPGLGGRLGDAAALRQHVETLATR